A genomic stretch from Lysobacter ciconiae includes:
- a CDS encoding porin family protein, protein MAHAQKPTASRCFPLLPPRLPRSVLAGALWLALPASAVPAELDYQLGLSLLRSDNIALASFNEKSETVVSPNARFEFQQRGPRVNANARGSVSYLEYLSNTFDNDVRGELVGEMTWNVVPQRVDFVVNDYLNRQPVDVLTSFNPGNEQEVNVFIAGPTFHVRPRAGTRGQLDLRYANSYAEDNKDFNGDHYNAAARLVRDTSATRSVSLNFETTRSEYRDNENDYTRNDAYVGYALALASLELTATAGYSQLRLERDGTLGEPMASLGAGWTPTPRSRLTAVARTGFSNAVQDVVNRSTDLSGSILNEMSSNDVLVGPSAVRQHEAYFAYHFTGERVGFHVQPYYQRSRLATDDAADPADPADPDADLLATRTNYGALVSVDYQVSPRSTVTLLLAHDVNRYAALDRKDLGYIAAFGFANRMSRHWSWRANLQHRRRNSAVAGASYDENSVVLSIVYLR, encoded by the coding sequence ATGGCACATGCCCAAAAGCCGACCGCCAGCCGATGCTTCCCCTTGCTGCCGCCCCGGCTGCCGCGCTCGGTGTTGGCGGGGGCGCTGTGGCTGGCATTGCCGGCGAGCGCGGTTCCGGCGGAGCTGGATTACCAGCTGGGATTGTCGCTGCTGCGCTCCGACAACATCGCGTTGGCGTCCTTCAATGAAAAATCTGAGACGGTGGTCTCGCCCAATGCGCGCTTCGAGTTCCAACAGCGCGGTCCGCGCGTAAACGCCAACGCACGGGGCAGCGTGTCCTACCTGGAGTACCTGTCCAACACCTTCGACAACGACGTGCGCGGTGAGCTTGTCGGGGAAATGACCTGGAACGTCGTGCCGCAGCGCGTCGACTTCGTCGTCAACGATTACCTGAACCGCCAACCGGTCGATGTACTGACCAGCTTCAACCCCGGCAACGAGCAGGAGGTCAACGTCTTCATAGCAGGCCCGACGTTCCACGTGCGACCCCGCGCCGGCACGCGTGGCCAGCTGGACCTGCGCTACGCCAACAGCTACGCCGAGGACAACAAGGATTTCAACGGCGACCACTACAACGCGGCGGCCAGGCTGGTACGCGATACCAGCGCCACCCGGTCGGTGTCCCTCAACTTTGAGACGACCCGCTCCGAGTACCGGGACAACGAAAACGACTACACCCGCAACGACGCCTATGTCGGTTACGCGCTGGCACTGGCGTCGCTGGAACTGACCGCGACAGCCGGCTATTCGCAACTGCGCCTTGAGCGCGACGGGACTCTTGGCGAGCCGATGGCCAGCCTGGGCGCGGGCTGGACACCCACGCCGCGCAGCCGGCTGACGGCCGTCGCCCGGACAGGTTTTTCGAATGCCGTGCAGGACGTCGTCAACCGATCCACCGACCTGAGCGGCTCGATCCTGAACGAGATGAGCAGCAATGACGTTCTGGTCGGGCCCAGTGCGGTCCGCCAGCACGAGGCCTATTTCGCCTACCACTTCACCGGCGAGCGGGTCGGGTTCCACGTGCAGCCTTATTACCAGCGCTCGCGCCTGGCCACCGATGACGCTGCCGATCCGGCAGACCCGGCCGACCCCGACGCTGACCTGCTCGCCACGCGTACCAATTACGGCGCGCTCGTCTCCGTGGACTACCAGGTGAGCCCGCGCAGCACGGTGACACTCCTGCTCGCCCACGACGTGAACCGTTACGCGGCGCTGGACCGCAAAGACCTGGGCTACATCGCGGCATTTGGGTTTGCCAACCGCATGAGCCGGCACTGGAGCTGGCGCGCAAACCTCCAGCACCGGCGTCGCAACAGCGCGGTGGCGGGCGCGAGCTATGACGAGAATTCCGTTGTACTCAGCATCGTCTACCTGCGCTGA
- a CDS encoding glycosyltransferase, giving the protein MPTAPAAAKVATLVEPPLVAARSADAPAPLRLLLLTDTSILAPGGSERFLRNLAARLPGDRYRITIVQLSQTVRAWSDVALPGAIENVSIRSLPIAACYGYSGLRALHCLAKLLQRERFDIVQSQHEKSDLFNALLPRRAGAIHVSNRRDMGFNKTARLRWLSRFLNHRFDRVVAPSQQILAALRDSEDIAPGRMVWIPNGVDTERFRPAADRDRAAVRASLGLGLETVAFGCLARLTEVKCHADLVQAFAVLRESVPDVRLVLLGGGPLQRDIAAQVAELGLDGCVSFLGDRPDVEQLLSALDVSVLASSTEGMSNAILESMACGLPMIATSVGGNIQLVQDQASGLLVPPRDPAALAAAMLVLARSAATRVQMGACARRRVEREFSLDAMVHAYDRMYANLAGRT; this is encoded by the coding sequence ATGCCCACAGCCCCCGCCGCTGCCAAGGTCGCGACACTTGTGGAGCCTCCGCTGGTGGCGGCGCGGTCGGCCGATGCGCCGGCGCCATTGCGGCTGCTGTTGCTGACCGACACCTCGATCCTTGCCCCGGGCGGCAGCGAGCGGTTCCTGCGCAACCTCGCAGCCAGGCTGCCGGGCGATCGCTACCGCATAACCATCGTGCAACTGAGCCAGACCGTGCGCGCGTGGTCGGATGTCGCACTGCCGGGTGCGATCGAAAACGTATCGATCCGCTCCCTGCCCATCGCGGCCTGCTACGGCTACAGCGGCCTGCGTGCCCTGCATTGCCTCGCCAAGCTGCTGCAGCGGGAACGTTTTGACATCGTGCAGTCCCAGCACGAGAAATCGGACCTGTTCAACGCCCTGCTGCCCCGCCGGGCCGGGGCGATCCACGTGTCCAACCGGCGCGACATGGGCTTCAACAAGACCGCCCGCCTGCGCTGGCTGTCGCGGTTCCTCAACCACCGCTTCGACCGCGTGGTCGCCCCGTCGCAGCAGATCCTGGCCGCGTTGCGCGACAGCGAGGACATCGCGCCCGGGCGGATGGTCTGGATTCCCAACGGCGTCGATACCGAGCGTTTCCGCCCCGCCGCCGACAGGGACCGGGCCGCGGTGCGTGCCTCGCTGGGCCTTGGCCTCGAAACCGTGGCCTTCGGGTGCCTGGCCCGGTTGACGGAAGTGAAGTGCCACGCCGATCTCGTGCAGGCATTCGCCGTGCTGCGCGAAAGCGTCCCTGACGTGCGCCTTGTCCTGCTCGGGGGCGGTCCCCTGCAACGCGACATCGCCGCCCAGGTCGCGGAACTGGGCCTGGACGGTTGCGTGAGTTTCCTGGGCGATCGACCCGATGTCGAGCAACTGCTGTCGGCGCTGGACGTCTCGGTACTGGCCTCCTCGACCGAAGGCATGTCCAACGCGATCCTGGAATCGATGGCCTGCGGGCTGCCGATGATCGCCACCTCCGTCGGCGGCAACATCCAACTGGTGCAGGACCAGGCAAGCGGCCTGCTGGTGCCTCCGCGGGATCCGGCCGCACTGGCCGCGGCCATGCTGGTCCTGGCGCGCTCAGCGGCGACCCGCGTGCAGATGGGGGCCTGCGCCCGCCGCCGAGTGGAACGGGAATTTTCGCTCGACGCGATGGTGCATGCCTACGACCGCATGTATGCCAACCTGGCGGGAAGGACGTGA
- a CDS encoding glycosyltransferase, whose protein sequence is MSQASTGTVSTCVLQLRSSAGLYGADRMVLALNHGLNQAGPCGDASPSRLLTINNYRTTRQPLHEAARQSEQPAELLPCRGRLDRATLRALAAKIQTHRVRILHAHDYKSAFYAWLASQTRPVALVATLHGHVDTSRSLRIYNRLELALLRRFDALVVVAAGQIASLRAAGVPARRIHHIDNGIDLPDTDPLHAAGTRLAARSELGIDDRTFLFAAVGRLSPEKNLAMLLEAFAVTPADRAQLLLIGDGPERAALQARIGALGLASRVRLLGVRQDMQRLYPALDCLVLPSLTEGMPLVVLEAMAHAVPVIASAVGDVPRLLSRSTHGRLVQAGDARGLRKALQDVAAVPPARDTRASAYVRAHHSREAMAADYLRLYQSLLERPDVRRQA, encoded by the coding sequence GTGAGCCAGGCTTCCACCGGCACGGTGTCCACGTGCGTGCTGCAGTTGCGCTCCAGCGCCGGGCTGTACGGCGCCGACCGGATGGTCCTGGCGCTCAACCACGGGCTGAACCAGGCAGGGCCGTGCGGGGATGCATCGCCGAGCCGCCTGTTGACGATCAACAACTACCGCACGACCCGGCAGCCACTGCACGAGGCCGCGCGGCAGTCCGAGCAGCCGGCCGAGTTGCTGCCCTGCCGCGGCCGGCTGGACCGCGCGACCCTGCGCGCACTCGCCGCCAAGATCCAGACCCACCGCGTGCGGATCCTGCACGCCCACGACTACAAGAGCGCGTTCTACGCCTGGCTCGCCTCGCAGACGCGTCCAGTGGCGCTGGTAGCGACCCTGCATGGACATGTCGACACGTCGCGGTCACTGCGGATCTACAACCGGCTGGAGCTGGCGCTGCTGCGACGCTTCGACGCGCTGGTGGTCGTCGCCGCCGGACAGATCGCGTCGCTGCGCGCTGCCGGGGTACCTGCTCGCCGGATCCACCACATCGACAACGGCATCGACCTGCCCGACACCGATCCACTGCATGCCGCCGGCACCCGACTGGCGGCGCGCAGCGAGCTGGGGATCGACGACCGGACCTTTCTTTTCGCCGCCGTCGGTCGACTCTCGCCGGAGAAGAACCTGGCCATGCTGCTGGAGGCGTTCGCGGTCACGCCCGCTGATCGCGCGCAGCTGCTCCTCATCGGCGATGGACCGGAGCGCGCGGCGCTGCAGGCCCGGATAGGCGCCCTGGGTCTGGCCTCACGGGTTCGCCTGCTCGGGGTCCGCCAGGACATGCAGCGGCTCTACCCGGCGCTTGACTGCCTGGTGCTGCCTTCGCTGACCGAGGGCATGCCGTTGGTGGTGCTGGAAGCAATGGCCCACGCCGTGCCGGTGATCGCCAGCGCGGTCGGTGACGTGCCACGGCTGCTGTCGCGCTCCACGCACGGGCGTCTGGTCCAGGCCGGCGACGCCCGCGGTCTGCGCAAGGCCTTGCAGGACGTCGCGGCCGTGCCACCGGCCCGCGACACCAGGGCGAGTGCGTACGTGCGTGCCCACCATTCGCGCGAGGCGATGGCAGCCGATTACCTGCGGCTTTACCAGTCACTGCTGGAGCGGCCCGATGTCCGTCGACAGGCCTGA
- a CDS encoding O-antigen ligase family protein, with the protein MSVDRPDSGWDAGSERFPLAVRALRTRTAPAPATMMARPGAGAASVPKVRRRNANNWLLYVFLFLLPLQNLQTGYMPNLGGGLNFLNIMTAASLAGALAIGGRLAPGEPVNRWVLAYVLYAVVSLFVGYQYVTDSADHLAILKDHVIGLAVVFLVQMSVHDWTTVRRVILATVLPLPYIARVTWAQHTSVASWHYSDDLRISGTFSLLGANEFAAFCVTVGVVLFALLISARLSWRWRLLLGAGMACTVMGVLYAYSRTGYISLILGLVAVILVWRGRWKLLLPLLLAAALLPGLLPYSVVERFDSTNVDAGERDESTELRFVYWQVAWDNFTRHPIVGTGFQSFHHPEINPYRKDTHNLYLRTLTEGGVIGALVLLGLLLAILRTALREMAHSRSGTLRYALALGVTGAWIGLICGNLFGDRFTYYPMAAYFWAYVALVVKARHLPAEESP; encoded by the coding sequence ATGTCCGTCGACAGGCCTGACTCCGGATGGGACGCGGGCAGCGAGCGCTTTCCGCTCGCCGTGCGGGCCTTGCGGACGCGCACGGCACCTGCCCCGGCGACGATGATGGCGCGGCCCGGCGCGGGAGCCGCGAGCGTGCCCAAGGTCCGCCGGCGCAACGCCAACAACTGGCTGCTTTACGTCTTTTTGTTCCTGCTGCCGCTGCAGAACCTGCAGACCGGCTACATGCCCAACCTAGGCGGCGGCCTGAACTTCCTCAACATCATGACCGCGGCCAGCTTGGCCGGCGCACTGGCCATCGGCGGACGCCTGGCGCCCGGCGAGCCGGTCAACCGCTGGGTGCTGGCCTACGTCCTGTACGCGGTCGTCTCGCTGTTTGTCGGCTACCAGTACGTGACCGACAGCGCTGACCACCTGGCCATACTCAAGGACCACGTGATCGGCCTGGCGGTCGTGTTCCTGGTGCAGATGAGCGTCCATGACTGGACCACCGTGCGCCGGGTGATCCTCGCCACCGTGTTGCCGCTGCCCTACATCGCGCGGGTGACCTGGGCCCAGCACACCAGCGTGGCCAGCTGGCACTACTCCGACGACCTGCGCATCAGCGGTACGTTTTCGCTGCTCGGCGCGAACGAGTTCGCTGCGTTCTGCGTCACCGTCGGCGTGGTCCTGTTCGCCCTGCTCATCTCGGCGCGCCTGTCGTGGCGCTGGCGGCTCTTGCTCGGCGCCGGCATGGCCTGCACGGTCATGGGGGTGCTGTATGCATACTCGCGGACCGGCTACATCAGCCTGATCCTGGGGCTGGTCGCGGTCATCCTGGTCTGGCGCGGCCGCTGGAAGCTGTTGCTTCCGCTGCTGCTCGCCGCGGCGCTACTGCCGGGGCTGCTGCCCTACTCGGTGGTGGAGCGGTTCGACAGCACGAACGTCGATGCCGGGGAGCGCGACGAGAGTACCGAGCTGCGCTTCGTCTACTGGCAAGTGGCGTGGGACAACTTCACCCGCCACCCGATCGTGGGAACAGGCTTCCAGAGCTTCCACCACCCCGAGATCAACCCCTACCGCAAGGACACCCACAACCTCTACCTGCGCACCCTCACCGAGGGCGGCGTAATCGGCGCCCTTGTGCTGCTGGGCCTGCTGCTGGCGATACTGCGCACGGCGTTGCGCGAAATGGCCCACTCGCGCAGCGGCACGCTTCGCTACGCGCTCGCGCTGGGTGTCACCGGCGCGTGGATCGGCCTGATCTGCGGCAACCTGTTCGGCGACCGCTTCACCTATTACCCGATGGCCGCCTACTTCTGGGCCTACGTGGCGCTGGTGGTCAAGGCGCGCCATCTGCCGGCGGAGGAATCGCCGTGA
- a CDS encoding polysaccharide deacetylase family protein, whose translation MTRRAITRWLTYLVAVASHYSGVDRLYRAFAGGGLVVLMLHRVRDEPDPYPLSITPASLRQLVGWIRRDGTLTSLDDGLRSLHEPRGAGTAYALTFDDGYRDNLRLTEADLAGVPALVYLATGHVGGDPIWAYRLIHAIVARRHDQLNAAELGVGQFDLADPLDRQRAYELLPARLKQLSPTELEDWMERIGQQLQPARPAPERREMLDWNDVRKLASRGIGIGGHTRGHVMLSQVDEKTAREEIRGSCEHIRRELGSVPRHFAYPNGTSEDFGDRDARLAREAGFASAATTIEGVNRFGTDPYRLRRYNVYEQRYRSPSGRLSKALFMSDTSGLLSWFKTRMRA comes from the coding sequence GTGACCCGCCGGGCCATTACCCGGTGGCTGACCTACCTGGTGGCGGTCGCCAGCCACTACAGCGGCGTCGACCGCCTGTACCGCGCGTTCGCAGGCGGCGGGCTGGTCGTGCTGATGCTGCACCGCGTGCGTGACGAACCGGATCCGTACCCGTTGAGCATCACCCCGGCCAGCCTGCGCCAACTGGTCGGCTGGATCCGGCGCGACGGCACACTGACCAGCCTGGACGATGGCCTGCGCAGCCTGCACGAGCCGCGGGGCGCCGGTACCGCATATGCCCTCACCTTCGACGATGGCTACCGGGACAACCTTCGCCTGACCGAGGCCGATCTCGCCGGGGTGCCCGCCCTGGTGTACCTGGCGACCGGCCATGTCGGCGGCGACCCGATCTGGGCCTACCGGCTGATCCACGCGATCGTGGCGCGACGCCACGACCAGCTGAATGCCGCCGAGTTGGGGGTCGGCCAGTTCGACCTGGCCGACCCGCTGGACCGGCAGCGAGCGTACGAGTTGCTGCCAGCGCGACTGAAGCAGTTGAGCCCGACGGAGTTGGAGGACTGGATGGAGCGGATCGGGCAACAGCTGCAGCCCGCGCGCCCTGCGCCGGAACGCCGCGAAATGCTCGACTGGAACGACGTCCGCAAACTGGCCAGCCGGGGCATCGGGATCGGCGGCCACACCCGGGGCCACGTGATGTTGAGCCAGGTGGATGAGAAAACCGCGCGCGAGGAAATCCGCGGATCGTGCGAGCACATCCGGCGCGAACTGGGCAGCGTGCCGCGGCACTTCGCCTACCCCAACGGCACCAGCGAGGACTTCGGCGACCGCGACGCGAGGCTGGCGCGCGAAGCCGGCTTTGCCAGTGCGGCGACCACGATCGAGGGCGTCAACCGCTTCGGCACCGACCCCTACCGGCTGCGCCGCTACAACGTCTACGAGCAGCGCTACCGCTCGCCCTCGGGCCGACTGTCGAAGGCGCTGTTCATGAGTGACACCAGCGGCCTGCTGAGCTGGTTCAAAACCCGGATGAGGGCCTGA
- a CDS encoding polysaccharide deacetylase family protein, protein MLPILMYHGLHPDPAARGRFDPVYSVRPADFARQLDWLLEHGYRATRLDDLDPDTAGQVVITFDDGDVSNLEVALPLLRERGMCADVLITSGFLGQQGMLTAAEVRALADAGMGIGSHGRSHAFLDDLDEVRVIGELRESRERLQELSGQRVDTIALPGGRGGARERRIALELGYRYLLGSVPGANRRLAHGRWWQRIAVTRSLSLAQFSSLVAWRGAYPQLTRARHLALGLPKMVLGNDGYERVRARLL, encoded by the coding sequence ATGTTGCCGATCCTGATGTACCACGGCCTGCATCCGGACCCGGCGGCACGGGGACGCTTCGATCCCGTCTACAGCGTCCGCCCCGCTGACTTCGCCCGCCAGCTGGACTGGCTCCTCGAACACGGCTACCGGGCGACGCGGCTGGATGACCTGGACCCCGACACTGCCGGCCAGGTGGTCATCACCTTTGACGACGGCGACGTGTCCAACCTGGAGGTCGCATTGCCGCTGCTGCGCGAGCGCGGCATGTGCGCCGACGTCCTGATCACCTCCGGCTTCCTCGGCCAGCAGGGGATGTTGACCGCCGCCGAAGTTCGCGCGCTGGCGGACGCGGGAATGGGCATCGGCTCGCACGGTCGGAGCCACGCCTTCCTGGACGACCTCGACGAGGTACGCGTGATCGGCGAGTTGCGCGAGAGCCGCGAGCGGCTGCAGGAGCTCAGCGGCCAGCGCGTCGACACCATCGCGCTGCCCGGCGGTCGCGGAGGCGCCCGCGAACGGCGGATCGCCCTGGAGCTGGGCTACCGCTACCTGTTGGGTTCCGTGCCCGGTGCCAACCGCCGGCTGGCGCACGGGCGATGGTGGCAACGCATTGCGGTGACGCGCTCGCTGTCGCTGGCGCAGTTCTCCAGCCTCGTGGCCTGGCGCGGTGCGTACCCGCAATTGACCCGCGCCCGCCACCTGGCGCTGGGCCTGCCCAAGATGGTGCTGGGCAATGACGGCTACGAGCGCGTCCGCGCGAGGCTCCTGTGA
- a CDS encoding glycosyltransferase, whose product MSAALVFWLCIGLTAYAYAGYPLLAAALARWIGRDPAASAHEPMAEDCWPSLTVVVAARNEEQRIAGRVRDILRQDYPGDRIRVHVVDDGSTDATALAAAIGDVRVCVQSLPRHLGKAAALNAAMADRDEMGGGLVVFTDARQRFAPGALRHLVAPFADASVGAVSGELVIQREGAGAGAEGLGLYWRMEKALRFHEARLGWLHGVSGAIHAIRPALFQPLPPGTVLDDMWLPLHVRLRGHRVWMARRALALDTPSADVREEFARKLRTLAGNWQLLARMPVLMHPLRNPVFLSWFSHKFLRLLVPWALLVALAASAVAGGALYRSLFALQVLGYLWAAIGLRLPALAARVPLLPAAGTFLMLNLAALLALPAFVAWQPSQLWKRH is encoded by the coding sequence GTGAGCGCCGCGCTGGTCTTCTGGCTGTGTATCGGCCTCACCGCGTATGCGTATGCGGGCTACCCGCTGCTGGCGGCGGCGCTCGCGCGCTGGATCGGACGCGACCCTGCCGCCAGCGCGCACGAACCGATGGCCGAAGATTGCTGGCCATCGCTGACCGTGGTGGTTGCCGCCCGCAACGAAGAGCAGCGGATTGCCGGGCGCGTGCGCGACATCCTGCGCCAGGACTATCCGGGCGACAGGATCCGCGTGCATGTGGTCGATGACGGCAGCACCGATGCAACCGCGCTCGCTGCCGCCATCGGCGACGTCCGGGTGTGCGTGCAATCACTGCCGCGCCACCTCGGCAAGGCCGCGGCGCTGAATGCGGCCATGGCCGACAGGGATGAGATGGGCGGCGGGCTGGTCGTGTTCACCGACGCCCGGCAGCGCTTCGCCCCCGGCGCACTGCGCCATCTGGTGGCGCCGTTTGCCGATGCGTCGGTTGGTGCGGTCAGTGGCGAACTGGTCATCCAACGCGAGGGGGCCGGCGCCGGCGCGGAGGGGCTTGGCCTGTACTGGCGAATGGAAAAAGCCCTGCGTTTCCACGAGGCGCGCCTTGGCTGGCTGCACGGCGTCAGTGGCGCCATCCACGCGATCAGGCCCGCCCTGTTCCAGCCGCTTCCCCCGGGTACGGTGCTGGATGACATGTGGCTCCCCCTGCACGTCCGCCTGCGCGGGCACCGGGTGTGGATGGCGCGCCGGGCACTCGCACTGGACACGCCCAGCGCCGACGTTCGGGAGGAGTTTGCGCGCAAGCTGCGCACGCTGGCGGGCAACTGGCAGCTGCTCGCGCGGATGCCGGTGTTGATGCATCCCTTGCGTAATCCGGTTTTCCTGTCGTGGTTCTCGCACAAGTTCCTGCGCCTGCTCGTCCCATGGGCGCTGCTGGTCGCGCTGGCGGCCTCCGCGGTCGCGGGCGGAGCGCTCTACCGAAGCCTGTTCGCGCTGCAGGTGCTGGGCTATCTCTGGGCCGCGATCGGCCTGCGCCTGCCCGCACTGGCCGCCCGCGTTCCGCTGCTGCCGGCGGCGGGCACCTTCCTGATGCTCAACCTGGCCGCCCTGCTGGCGCTGCCCGCGTTCGTGGCATGGCAGCCATCGCAACTGTGGAAGCGGCACTGA
- a CDS encoding glycosyltransferase family 4 protein has product MAAIATVEAALMTRLLVLTTRLPYPPTEGHQLRSWHLLKALASRHEVTLMSFLRRDDEPAQAGPLRDILAALETFPIPGERSPIALGRALLAGTLTNTPYLAARYASAEFRKRLRERAGQADLVHVDMLPLMAHADCVPDGIPLVMNAHNVEHRLLRIRASIERRAFARAFLRHQVSRLHDFEQAACRRADAILVCSDDDAETLRALAPGARVQLVPNGVDVQANQPAATQASGNRLVFVGQMGWFPNRDGVEWFLADIFPRILAVRPDTQFVLVGKSAGLEVPGRVAANVHLPGFVSDLRPLVHDAAVYVVPLRAGSGTRLKVLEAMALGKAIVTTRIGSEGILLQPGDDALFADEPQAFADAVLALLADPARAHALGLAARRCAQSHYGWEGISRTALDFYDTLLEDAPPGAHLAEARGLPIDAVA; this is encoded by the coding sequence ATGGCAGCCATCGCAACTGTGGAAGCGGCACTGATGACGCGGCTGCTGGTCCTCACCACCCGCCTGCCCTACCCGCCAACGGAGGGGCACCAACTGCGCTCATGGCACCTGCTCAAGGCGCTGGCGTCGCGCCATGAAGTGACCCTGATGAGCTTCCTGCGCCGCGACGACGAGCCCGCCCAGGCCGGCCCGCTGCGCGACATCCTCGCAGCGCTGGAGACATTCCCGATTCCAGGCGAGCGCTCCCCGATCGCCCTCGGGCGCGCGCTGCTTGCCGGCACGCTGACGAACACGCCTTATCTGGCGGCCCGGTACGCCTCGGCGGAATTCCGCAAGCGGTTGCGTGAACGCGCCGGGCAGGCCGATCTGGTCCACGTCGACATGCTGCCGCTGATGGCCCACGCCGATTGCGTGCCAGACGGCATCCCGCTGGTGATGAACGCCCACAATGTCGAGCACCGGTTGCTGCGGATCCGCGCAAGCATCGAACGTCGTGCGTTTGCGCGCGCCTTCCTTCGCCACCAGGTGAGCCGGCTGCACGACTTCGAACAGGCGGCCTGTCGGCGCGCCGACGCGATACTCGTATGCTCGGACGACGACGCCGAAACGCTGCGCGCACTGGCACCCGGTGCGCGCGTGCAACTGGTGCCCAACGGCGTGGACGTGCAGGCCAATCAGCCCGCCGCCACGCAGGCGTCCGGCAACCGACTGGTATTCGTCGGGCAAATGGGGTGGTTCCCCAACCGCGACGGGGTCGAATGGTTCCTGGCAGACATATTCCCGCGCATCCTCGCGGTGCGACCCGACACGCAGTTCGTACTGGTCGGCAAGTCGGCCGGACTGGAGGTTCCGGGCCGCGTTGCCGCCAACGTCCATCTGCCCGGCTTCGTGTCCGACCTGCGTCCGCTGGTCCACGACGCCGCGGTGTATGTGGTGCCGCTGCGGGCGGGCAGCGGTACGCGCCTCAAGGTGCTCGAGGCCATGGCACTGGGCAAGGCCATCGTCACCACGCGCATCGGCAGCGAGGGCATCCTGCTGCAACCCGGCGATGACGCGCTGTTCGCCGACGAGCCGCAGGCGTTTGCCGACGCGGTGCTGGCACTGCTGGCCGATCCGGCCCGCGCCCATGCGCTCGGCCTGGCGGCGCGCCGCTGCGCGCAGTCGCACTACGGCTGGGAAGGCATCAGCCGCACGGCGCTGGACTTCTACGACACCTTGCTGGAGGACGCCCCTCCTGGAGCACACCTTGCCGAAGCCCGGGGGCTGCCGATAGACGCGGTGGCGTGA
- a CDS encoding YdcF family protein has translation MTYLLYSPLSWVLLIAAGLLLVWTRLGRRGRAVGIGVWVLAMVLLTPWGGNALIRHVESGIPAGMDCASAAVDWSETVPIVLMSAGFETDPASDDPYVALSTESWRRLRAAVLLSRSMPEAPLYIAGGGPFVLKESAVLSALARDWGVAPATLHAEDGSATTWESAFALRSMIGGRVRVVSSALHLPRSLIAFQAAGFQACGQPSDSDYQGPGGLGYYLPQRSGLRRSEMAIYEMLGQVLYRYRANGLVPAVPAGQAGVFTPPRLSAAPGLRQGVLQEGRPPARCRRSPAPCG, from the coding sequence ATGACCTACCTCCTGTATTCGCCGCTGAGCTGGGTGCTGCTGATCGCCGCCGGCTTGCTGCTGGTGTGGACCAGGCTGGGACGGCGCGGTCGGGCCGTTGGGATCGGCGTGTGGGTGCTGGCAATGGTCCTGCTGACCCCGTGGGGCGGCAACGCGCTGATCCGCCACGTGGAGTCCGGAATTCCGGCCGGCATGGACTGTGCGTCCGCTGCGGTGGACTGGTCGGAGACCGTGCCGATCGTGCTGATGTCGGCCGGGTTCGAGACCGACCCGGCGTCGGATGACCCGTATGTTGCGCTGTCCACGGAGAGTTGGCGGCGCCTTCGAGCGGCGGTCCTGCTGTCGCGGAGCATGCCCGAAGCGCCGTTGTATATCGCCGGAGGCGGCCCCTTCGTGCTCAAGGAGTCGGCCGTGCTGTCGGCGCTGGCACGCGATTGGGGCGTCGCCCCCGCCACGCTTCACGCCGAGGACGGGTCGGCCACGACCTGGGAGAGCGCATTTGCGCTGCGCTCGATGATCGGCGGGCGCGTGCGGGTGGTGAGCTCCGCGCTGCACCTGCCGCGTTCGTTGATCGCGTTCCAGGCCGCCGGATTCCAGGCCTGCGGCCAGCCCAGCGACAGCGACTACCAGGGTCCCGGAGGCCTGGGCTATTACCTGCCACAACGCTCCGGCTTGCGGCGCTCGGAGATGGCGATCTACGAGATGCTCGGCCAGGTGCTGTACCGCTATCGTGCCAATGGGCTCGTTCCTGCGGTCCCTGCAGGGCAGGCGGGCGTATTCACGCCACCGCGTCTATCGGCAGCCCCCGGGCTTCGGCAAGGTGTGCTCCAGGAGGGGCGTCCTCCAGCAAGGTGTCGTAGAAGTCCAGCGCCGTGCGGCTGA